Proteins found in one Pyrus communis chromosome 15, drPyrComm1.1, whole genome shotgun sequence genomic segment:
- the LOC137717700 gene encoding PHD finger protein EHD3-like isoform X2, giving the protein MQSTLFWNKRFTYTQIYRLKEPVRTDIHNNSCEQVHVRMNSSDARSDRHWTTSVLENMYESLGDDEGGVQVCIREAIAHFREVDHTTRVKESSHHNEDRHRYCFLTRSILNRSQNAASRHSGVISNGSSNKSNHHTVTAMCQHAFYNVLVSEKFASLCKLLLENFQGIKDDNIFDFSLINSRMKRGDYEHSPMLFSNDMQQVWRKLQVIGTNLISLAKNLSDVSRASYNEQVGGLVHNTMKYGKNEFYPLGSDFHTKLKQTEDCCVHSVCTCRCCGCCANGKDCLVCDSCEEMYHISCIEPAVKQIPPSWYCARCTASGLGSSHENCVVCKKLNVAKTLVDGVGGESVATDEETVNETGQNSKLSADDGIQLSEESKEICKTCGLVVKNGERLRICGHPYCPKKYYHMRCLTTNQSRSYGPRWYCYSCLCRSCLTDKDDDMIVLCDGCDHAYHLYCMEPPRTSIPAGKWFCRKCDAGIKAIRKARKAYDKKEKTEREKDEGSRKEKCDDRESEQGRGGMEVLLCAVNTLDDEEVMKSKKE; this is encoded by the exons ATGCAATCTACATTGTTCTGGAATAAAAGATTTACgtacacacagatatat CGTCTAAAGGAACCAGTGCGCACAGATATACACAATAACTCTTGTGAGCAAGTCCATGTTCGCATGAATAGTTCAGATGCACGTTCAGATAGGCACTGGACAACTTCCGTACTGGAGAACATGTATGAGTCACTAGGTGATGATGAAGGTGGTGTACAAGTGTGCATCCGAGAAGCGATTGCGCATTTTCGAGAGGTTGATCACACAACACGAGTTAAG GAATCTAGTCATCATAATGAGGATAGGCACCGATACTGTTTTCTTACACGGTCTATATTGAATAGATCTCAAAATGCCGCCAGCAGGCATTCTGGTGTTATATCtaatggatcttcaaataaatcaaatcatCATACAGTTACTGCGATGTGTCAGCATGCTTTTTATAATGTTTTAGTTTCAGAAAAGTTTGCCTCTTTGTGCAAACTGCTgctggaaaattttcaaggaaTCAAGGATGACAACATTTTTGACTTTAGTCTTATAAACTCAAGGATGAAAAGGGGAGATTATGAGCACTCGCCTATGCTCTTCTCAAATGATATGCAACAG GTATGGAGAAAGCTTCAAGTGATTGGTACCAACTTGATTTCTCTTGCAAAAAACCTCTCGGATGTGTCAAGGGCTTCTTACAATGAACAG GTGGGAGGTTTAGTCCACAATACAATGAAATATGGAAAAAATGAG TTCTACCCCTTGGGATCTGACTTTCACACTAAACTGAAGCAAACAGAGGATTGTTGTGTGCACAGTGTATGCACTTGCAGGTGCTGCGGATGCTGTGCAAATGGGAAGGATTGTTTAGTATGTGATTCATGTGAGGAGATGTACCATATCTCTTGCATTGAGCCTGCTGTCAAACAGATTCCTCCAAGTTGGTATTGTGCTAGGTGCACTGCAAGTGGTCTTGGATCATCCCATGAGAACTGTGTCGTCTGTAAGAAGTTGAATGTGGCCAAGACTCTAGTTGATGGAGTTGGAGGTGAAAGTGTTGCTACAGACGAAGAAACAGTCAATGAGACaggtcaaaattcaaaattgagtgCAGATGATGGAATCCAACTATCagaagaaagcaaagaaatttgCAAGACTTGTGGACTTGTGGTAAAAAACGGTGAGAGGTTGAGGATATGTGGTCATCCATACTGCCCCAAGAAATACTACCATATGAGGTGTCTGACAACTAACCAGTCAAGATCGTATGGTCCCCGATGGTACTGCTATTCTTGTCTATGCAGAAGTTGTCTCACTGATAAGGATGATGATATGATTGTGCTTTGTGATGGCTGTGATCATGCGTACCACCTCTATTGCATGGAACCACCACGGACCTCTATTCCTGCTGGAAAATGGTTTTGCAGAAAATGTGATGCAGGAATTAAGGCCATACGCAAGGCAAGAAAGGCTTATGATAAGAAAGaaaagacagagagagagaaagatgaaggATCAAGGAAAGAAAAATGTGATGACAGGGAATCAGAACAAGGTAGAGGGGGTATGGAGGTGCTTCTCTGCGCCGTCAATACTCTAGATGATGAAGAGGTTATGAAGAGTAAAAAAGAATGA